One Denticeps clupeoides chromosome 10, fDenClu1.1, whole genome shotgun sequence genomic window carries:
- the spata2 gene encoding spermatogenesis-associated protein 2, producing the protein MDAKLRDDLFRRYVASLEKRLEGGGAGDGVDKQGSRSEEAVLSTATALLGAYQADPAQRFRLVRYYEVAECALRALNSSSLQALETAFATLETICTNLLQFPWKKEFRCIKTFTGPYVYQLQSAVCDSDLRSLLRSMGYTRDHELQYQVKDHPGGAAHLRQLAFELLLAQAECRLLMEVVALARGAATELEAVELRRSSREDAAGCAETLRHRDILRGDMSRLSVRPLDLERAPLRRGGRPSKSVDVTDGAGHWHTASKPVLKASLSLRKEPLFVDAEDEAQDEIIRPSASLFSVAVPPAYNPMADFFPIHSPSSDPYSYHLSSLDEMDLYTERGLGGRQTPSRPPSRDPAWVLKCQGCGLGCATLGSCQRCDTILCPSCHVADPAPCCGYQDFPKSSRPLDGYLPVKDKLSVYSHPHPLTHTHPQLTDKSMLSTAKLFPSKTVGMATTPAPMAAPAPMGGSRCGFCNKPGASHTCVNCSKVSCDSCMSLYASDVCTRRTPHHNFVSNHQLNFKSSTISHLVYR; encoded by the exons ATGGATGCCAAGCTGCGAGACGACCTGTTTAGGAGGTATGTTGCGTCGCTGGAGAAAAGACTggaggggggcggagccggcgATGGAGTCGACAAGCAAGGATCTCGCAGCGAGGAGGCGGTGCTGTCCACCGCCACAGCACTGCTGGGCGCGTACCAGGCAGACCCGGCGCAGCGCTTCCGCTTGGTGCGCTACTACGAGGTGGCGGAGTGCGCCCTGCGCGCCCTGAACAGCTCCAGCCTGCAGGCGCTGGAGACCGCCTTCGCCACGCTGGAGACCATCTGCACCAACCTGCTGCAGTTCCCGTGGAAGAAGGAGTTTCGCTGCATCAAG ACCTTCACCGGGCCGTACGTGTACCAGCTGCAGTCGGCTGTGTGTGACAGCGACCTGCGCTCTCTTCTGCGGTCCATGGGCTACACCAGGGACCATGAGCTGCAGTACCAGGTGAAGGACCACCCAGGGGGCGCTGCTCACCTCCGCCAGCTGGCCTTCGAGCTGCTGCTGGCCCAGGCCGAGTGCCGGCTCCTCATGGAGGTGGTGGCCTTGGCTCGAGGCGCCGCCACGGAGCTGGAGGCGGTGGAGCTGCGCCGGTCcagccgggaggacgccgcggGCTGCGCGGAAACCCTGCGCCATCGGGACATCCTGAGGGGGGACATGTCCCGGCTGTCAGTGCGGCCCCTCGACTTGGAACGCGCCCCCCTCCGGCGCGGCGGCCGTCCGTCCAAGTCGGTGGACGTGACCGACGGCGCCGGCCACTGGCACACGGCCAGCAAGCCCGTGCTGAAGGCCTCGCTCAGCCTGCGCAAGGAGCCGCTGTTCGTGGACGCGGAGGACGAGGCGCAGGACGAGATCATCCGTCCCAGCGCCTCGCTCTTCTCCGTGGCCGTGCCCCCCGCCTACAACCCCATGGCCGACTTCTTCCCCATCCACTCGCCGTCTTCAGACCCCTACTCCTACCACCTGTCCTCCCTGGACGAGATGGACCTGTACACGGAGCGCGGCCTCGGCGGCAGGCAGACGCCGTCCCGGCCGCCCAGCAGGGACCCAGCCTGGGTGCTGAAGTGCCAGGGCTGCGGCCTGGGCTGCGCCACGCTCGGCTCGTGCCAGCGCTGCGACACCATCCTGTGCCCGTCCTGCCACGTCGCCGACCCGGCGCCCTGCTGCGGCTACCAGGACTTCCCCAAAAGCTCGCGGCCGCTCGACGGCTACCTGCCCGTCAAAGACAAGCTGTCCGTCTACTCCCACCCGCACCCGCTGACTCACACCCACCCCCAGCTGACTGACAAGTCCATGCTGAGCACAGCCAAGCTGTTTCCCAGCAAAACCGTCGGCATGGCGACGACCCCTGCCCCCATGGCCGCCCCCGCGCCCATGGGCGGCTCGCGCTGCGGCTTCTGCAACAAGCCGGGCGCCTCGCACACCTGCGTCAACTGCTCCAAGGTGTCCTGCGACTCGTGCATGAGCCTGTACGCCAGCGACGTCTGCACCCGCAGGACTCCGCACCACAACTTCGTCTCCAACCACCAGCTCAACTTCAAATCCAGCACCATCTCGCATCTAGTCTACCGGTAG